The following DNA comes from Amycolatopsis solani.
GCCAGCGACGACGGGGCCGACACCGCCGCCAGCAGGCCGATGCCCGCCATCGCGGCCTTCTGCACCAGTTCGAACGACGCGCGCCCGGACACCAGGAGGCCGTGGCCGGGCGCGGGGACGCGACCCTCGAGGACGGCCCAGCCCAGTACCTTGTCCACCGCGTTGTGCCGCCCGACGTCTTCGCGGACCACCGCCAGCTCGCCGTCCGGGGTGAACAGCGCCGCCGCGTGCAGGCCGCCCGTGGTGGCGAACACCTTCTGGCGGGCGCGCAGCGCGTCCGGCAGGCCCGCCAGAGTCTCCGTCTTCACCGCGAAGGGTGCGTCGGCGGGGGAGAAGCGGGTTTTGAGCTTGACCGCGTCGAGCGCGGCCTTGCCGCAGACACCACACGATGAGGTGGTGTAGAAGTTGCGCTCGACGCCGGTGTCCGGCGGGGCCACGCCCGGGGCCAGCGCGATGTCGAGGACGTTGTAGGTGTTGCGGCCCTGGTCGTCGACGCCGTCGCAGTAGCGGGCGACCGCGATGTCCTCGCGGCCGCCGATCACGCCTTCGGACAGCAGGAAGCCGTGGGCCAGCTCGACGTCGTTGCCCGGGGTGCGCATGGTGACGGCGAGCGCCTTGCCGCCGACGCGCAGCTCGAGGGGCTCTTCGGCGGCGAGCGAGTCGGGGCGGCGCCGGTCGCCGGTCGCCGAAATCCGCCGGACCGGCCTGCGCACGGTCACCCTGCCC
Coding sequences within:
- the fdhD gene encoding formate dehydrogenase accessory sulfurtransferase FdhD, which gives rise to MGRVTVRRPVRRISATGDRRRPDSLAAEEPLELRVGGKALAVTMRTPGNDVELAHGFLLSEGVIGGREDIAVARYCDGVDDQGRNTYNVLDIALAPGVAPPDTGVERNFYTTSSCGVCGKAALDAVKLKTRFSPADAPFAVKTETLAGLPDALRARQKVFATTGGLHAAALFTPDGELAVVREDVGRHNAVDKVLGWAVLEGRVPAPGHGLLVSGRASFELVQKAAMAGIGLLAAVSAPSSLAVELAEENGMTLIGFLRGDSMNLYTGDHRVLV